In a single window of the Paramisgurnus dabryanus chromosome 23, PD_genome_1.1, whole genome shotgun sequence genome:
- the kxd1 gene encoding kxDL motif-containing protein 1 isoform X2 → MEPTASGIFCNRMLSMVNSEDVNAIIQAQRHMLDRFEKTNEMLINFNGLSNVRLQQMNEHFLMHTRTLIEMKKDLDSIFRRIRTLKGKIAKQNPEAFININKCSNLEDDDEEFDPIPSSIATTITTTATSEQSTESCDTSPDVLSPTISCCSEDPSQENAGTPTSDSPEQAVLQDEGPDSAEI, encoded by the exons ATGGAGCCGACCGCATCCGGGATCTTCTGCAACAGGATGCTCAGCATGGTGAACTCTGAGGACGTCAACGCGATCATTCAAGCTCAGAGACACAT GTTGGACCGGTTTGAGAAGACAAATGAGATGCTGATCAACTTCAATGGGCTGTCAAATGTTCGCTTACAACAGATGAATGAACATTTCCTAATGCACACCCGTACTTTAATTGAGATGAAGAAAGACTTGGATAGCATCTTCAGGCGAATAAG GACTTTAAAAGGCAAAATTGCTAAGCAAAACCCAGAGGCTTTTATCA ACATTAATAAGTGTTCCAACCTGGAGGATGATGATGAGGAATTTGACCCCATCCCTTCCAGCATAGCCACAACCATCACCACCACTGCAACATCCGAACAAAGCACTGAGTCATGTGACACAAGCCCTGATGTATTATCTCCCACCATTAGCTGCTGCTCTGAAGACCCCTCTCAAGAGAATGCTGGCACACCAACTTCTGACAGTCCTGAACAGGCAGTGTTACAAGACGAGGGTCCAGATTCAGCCGAGATCTAG
- the kxd1 gene encoding kxDL motif-containing protein 1 isoform X1 has protein sequence MSASACSSVGVIMEPTASGIFCNRMLSMVNSEDVNAIIQAQRHMLDRFEKTNEMLINFNGLSNVRLQQMNEHFLMHTRTLIEMKKDLDSIFRRIRTLKGKIAKQNPEAFININKCSNLEDDDEEFDPIPSSIATTITTTATSEQSTESCDTSPDVLSPTISCCSEDPSQENAGTPTSDSPEQAVLQDEGPDSAEI, from the exons ATGTCTGCCTCTGCCTGCTCTTCAGTGGG CGTCATTATGGAGCCGACCGCATCCGGGATCTTCTGCAACAGGATGCTCAGCATGGTGAACTCTGAGGACGTCAACGCGATCATTCAAGCTCAGAGACACAT GTTGGACCGGTTTGAGAAGACAAATGAGATGCTGATCAACTTCAATGGGCTGTCAAATGTTCGCTTACAACAGATGAATGAACATTTCCTAATGCACACCCGTACTTTAATTGAGATGAAGAAAGACTTGGATAGCATCTTCAGGCGAATAAG GACTTTAAAAGGCAAAATTGCTAAGCAAAACCCAGAGGCTTTTATCA ACATTAATAAGTGTTCCAACCTGGAGGATGATGATGAGGAATTTGACCCCATCCCTTCCAGCATAGCCACAACCATCACCACCACTGCAACATCCGAACAAAGCACTGAGTCATGTGACACAAGCCCTGATGTATTATCTCCCACCATTAGCTGCTGCTCTGAAGACCCCTCTCAAGAGAATGCTGGCACACCAACTTCTGACAGTCCTGAACAGGCAGTGTTACAAGACGAGGGTCCAGATTCAGCCGAGATCTAG